One Acidobacteriota bacterium genomic window carries:
- the topA gene encoding type I DNA topoisomerase → MSKSLVIVESPSKAKTINKYLGKDFKVLASVGHVKDLPKKGLGVDVENDFEPTYEVMPGKEKVVKEIKEAAKDAEEVFIATDPDREGEAIGYHLAEIIKSGRGNSKKPVLRVMFNEITKNAVKEAFNHAGQINTDLVDAQQARRVLDRLVGYKVSPLLWDKVRRGLSAGRVQTVAVRLVVEREREIQAFVKTEYWSIIANLAAQLPPNFDARLYKVDALTVKTSGFDEGVKKNEFHIKDEATAKGILDELNGANYVVSEVTTKEKKRNPVPPFITSKLQQEASRKLRFSAKRTMQIAQKLYEGKDIGSEGTVGLITYMRTDSTRVADSALGEVRDFIGGHFGPNYLPEKAIYYRSRKDAQDAHEAIRPTSADRTPDKVAAYLEKDELALYRLIWQRFVASQMMPAIFDQTTIDISAGDKYTFRATGSVIKFDGFLAVYEEGKDEKDEEDDERAAKLPKVEKGENLTLNSLTPNQHFTDPPPRYTEATLVKALEEKGIGRPSTYASIMSVIQDREYVQKVENKFHPTELGTIVNDLLIESFTDLFAVEYTAQMEAQLDEVEDGKLRWTQALRGFYDKFTVDLKSAQEHMRDVKRQEIITDEVCDKCGSKMAIKFGRFGQFLACTNYPECKNTRELAKPPAVNGSGDVSAEAAENPYANETCENCGRPMALKKGRFGQFLACTGYPDCKTTRKISKSGAVAAPPVMLDERCPVCDSQLAIRQGPYGEFTACSTYPTCKFIKRETTGVPCPNAGCKGEIVVKKSKRGKVFYGCSEYPKCDAVFWDKPIAEACPQCNKPFTLEKYNAKKDETIRYCSDEACEFKLVNGAPAEVVTKAAAKTSKAAKATKATKSKRVKAASE, encoded by the coding sequence ATGTCCAAATCACTTGTCATAGTCGAATCGCCGTCGAAAGCGAAAACGATCAATAAATATCTGGGGAAGGATTTCAAGGTTCTGGCTTCGGTCGGGCACGTCAAAGATTTGCCGAAAAAGGGGTTGGGTGTTGATGTTGAAAATGATTTCGAGCCAACTTACGAAGTCATGCCCGGCAAGGAAAAGGTGGTCAAAGAAATCAAAGAGGCCGCCAAAGACGCTGAAGAAGTCTTTATCGCAACCGACCCTGACCGCGAAGGCGAGGCTATCGGCTACCATCTGGCCGAAATCATCAAAAGCGGACGCGGCAATTCCAAGAAGCCTGTGCTCCGCGTGATGTTCAACGAAATCACCAAGAATGCGGTCAAAGAAGCGTTCAATCACGCAGGCCAGATCAACACCGATTTGGTGGATGCGCAGCAGGCGCGTCGCGTGCTGGATCGTTTGGTCGGATACAAAGTCAGCCCGCTGTTGTGGGACAAAGTTCGCCGAGGATTGTCCGCCGGGCGTGTGCAAACCGTTGCTGTTCGTCTGGTCGTTGAACGCGAACGGGAAATTCAGGCGTTCGTCAAAACCGAATACTGGTCCATCATTGCCAATTTGGCTGCGCAATTGCCGCCGAACTTCGACGCGCGCCTTTATAAAGTGGACGCGCTGACAGTCAAAACTTCCGGCTTCGATGAGGGCGTCAAAAAGAACGAATTCCATATTAAAGATGAAGCGACCGCCAAAGGAATTCTGGACGAACTGAATGGCGCCAACTATGTCGTCAGCGAAGTCACCACCAAGGAAAAAAAGCGCAATCCGGTTCCGCCGTTCATCACCTCCAAACTGCAACAGGAAGCGTCGCGCAAGCTGCGATTTTCGGCGAAACGCACGATGCAGATTGCGCAAAAGCTGTATGAAGGAAAAGACATTGGCAGCGAAGGCACAGTCGGATTGATTACCTATATGCGTACCGATTCGACGCGTGTTGCCGACAGCGCGCTTGGCGAAGTCCGCGATTTCATCGGCGGGCATTTCGGGCCAAACTACTTGCCTGAAAAAGCGATTTACTACCGCTCCAGGAAAGACGCGCAGGACGCGCACGAAGCCATTCGCCCGACTTCCGCCGACCGTACGCCGGACAAGGTCGCCGCATATCTGGAAAAAGACGAACTGGCGCTGTATCGGTTGATCTGGCAGCGCTTCGTCGCTTCGCAAATGATGCCTGCGATCTTCGATCAAACGACGATTGATATTTCGGCGGGTGACAAATATACCTTCCGCGCGACAGGATCGGTCATCAAATTCGATGGCTTCCTGGCCGTGTACGAAGAAGGCAAGGACGAAAAGGACGAAGAAGACGACGAACGTGCCGCCAAACTGCCAAAGGTCGAAAAGGGCGAAAACCTGACCTTGAATTCGTTGACGCCGAACCAGCATTTCACTGACCCACCGCCGCGATACACGGAAGCGACACTGGTCAAGGCGCTGGAAGAGAAAGGAATTGGCCGGCCTTCAACGTACGCCTCGATCATGTCCGTAATTCAGGACCGTGAGTATGTGCAGAAGGTGGAAAACAAATTCCACCCGACGGAACTCGGAACCATTGTCAACGATTTGTTGATTGAAAGTTTCACGGATCTGTTTGCCGTCGAATACACAGCACAAATGGAAGCGCAGCTTGATGAGGTCGAGGACGGCAAGTTGCGATGGACGCAGGCGCTGCGTGGGTTTTATGACAAGTTCACGGTGGATTTGAAGTCCGCGCAGGAACACATGCGCGATGTCAAGCGGCAGGAAATCATCACCGACGAAGTGTGTGACAAGTGCGGATCGAAAATGGCTATTAAGTTCGGACGCTTCGGTCAGTTTCTGGCTTGCACGAATTATCCCGAATGCAAGAACACGCGCGAACTGGCAAAACCCCCCGCCGTCAATGGCAGTGGCGATGTCAGCGCCGAAGCGGCGGAAAATCCTTACGCCAACGAAACCTGTGAAAATTGCGGACGTCCGATGGCTTTGAAAAAAGGTCGTTTTGGCCAGTTTCTGGCTTGCACGGGTTACCCGGATTGCAAAACGACGCGAAAGATCAGTAAGAGCGGCGCGGTGGCGGCTCCGCCCGTGATGCTGGACGAACGCTGTCCGGTGTGCGATTCGCAATTGGCCATTCGCCAGGGGCCGTACGGCGAATTCACTGCGTGTTCGACCTACCCGACCTGCAAATTCATCAAGCGCGAAACCACCGGCGTGCCGTGTCCAAACGCAGGGTGCAAAGGCGAAATCGTCGTCAAAAAATCCAAACGCGGCAAAGTCTTTTACGGCTGTTCGGAATATCCGAAATGTGACGCGGTGTTTTGGGACAAACCCATTGCCGAAGCCTGCCCGCAATGCAACAAACCCTTCACACTGGAAAAGTACAACGCCAAGAAAGACGAAACGATCCGTTACTGTTCCGACGAAGCTTGCGAATTCAAATTGGTCAACGGTGCTCCGGCCGAAGTCGTCACAAAAGCCGCCGCGAAAACCAGTAAGGCTGCGAAGGCCACCAAAGCCACCAAAAGCAAACGAGTAAAAGCAGCCAGCGAATAA
- the hisA gene encoding 1-(5-phosphoribosyl)-5-[(5-phosphoribosylamino)methylideneamino]imidazole-4-carboxamide isomerase yields the protein MIIIPAIDLRGGRCVRLTQGQASAETVYSENPVVMAKRWYDEGAEMLHIVNLDAALGKDDTANLKALERILYEVNIPVQFGGGVRTKDDVRRLDEMDVTRIVIGTTAIENPVLLEHIVDEFGSSIVVGIDARDGIVALRGWEKMSNIKAVDLAQKVAEKGVERIVYTDIARDGMLTGLNIEATREIAEASGLHVTASGGVASLNDIYALKEIEQYGVDSVIVGKALYEGVFTLEEALDAAEDDDED from the coding sequence ATGATTATCATCCCAGCCATTGATTTACGTGGCGGGCGCTGCGTCCGGCTTACTCAGGGACAAGCTTCCGCTGAAACCGTCTACTCAGAAAATCCGGTCGTGATGGCCAAGCGGTGGTATGACGAAGGGGCGGAAATGTTGCACATCGTCAATCTGGACGCTGCATTGGGCAAAGACGACACCGCCAACCTCAAAGCGCTTGAACGGATTTTGTACGAAGTAAACATTCCGGTTCAGTTCGGCGGCGGAGTTCGCACGAAAGACGATGTGCGCCGATTGGACGAAATGGATGTGACGCGCATCGTCATTGGCACGACCGCCATTGAAAACCCTGTCTTGCTGGAACACATCGTGGATGAGTTTGGGTCGAGCATTGTCGTCGGCATTGATGCCCGCGATGGAATCGTTGCACTGCGTGGCTGGGAAAAGATGTCGAACATCAAAGCCGTTGATTTGGCGCAGAAAGTCGCCGAAAAAGGCGTCGAGCGCATCGTTTATACAGACATCGCCCGCGACGGCATGCTGACCGGGTTGAATATCGAAGCCACACGCGAAATCGCCGAAGCCAGTGGGTTACATGTCACAGCATCCGGCGGAGTGGCGTCGCTGAACGACATTTATGCATTGAAAGAGATTGAACAATACGGCGTGGATAGCGTCATTGTCGGCAAAGCGTTGTACGAAGGTGTTTTCACGCTGGAAGAGGCGCTTGATGCTGCGGAAGACGATGACGAGGACTAA
- a CDS encoding PLP-dependent aminotransferase family protein yields the protein MELAITLDNRAPEPLHRQLYEELRRAILTCRLKPGDRVPSTRALAVSLGVSRATVTLGYEQLIAEGYLEAVTGSGTRVCIQLPDDLLKAAPIKTTSFSAQTGKGTPPIKLSSYGKSLDDRGLLEAHEPELPINFKSGRPALEEFPILEWRRLLLRHCRTDKACWLDYASDLRGDPKLRQAICSYLGRSRAVDCSTDQIIIINGSQQAIDLITKLLIDRDDTVAIEDPGYLGARRAFLAQGAQLLPVPVDENGILVENLATKSADKAKLIYVTPSHQFPTGAVLPLNRRLELLKWAERTGAMIIEDDYDSEFRYGSHPIPALQGLSDGNSVIYIGTFSKVLFPALRIGYVVVPESIAHVFARARWISDRQTPTLEQRALGDFIAEGHLERHLRRMRTLYDKRRQALVRALKLHFEDRVEIVGENAGMHLMVRLRSEFSDEEVMRRAAQSGVGVVSAQIYYLHESRLGEFVLGYAGLSERKIQEGIRRLAKALR from the coding sequence ATGGAGCTGGCAATCACACTCGACAATCGAGCGCCCGAACCGTTGCACCGGCAACTTTATGAAGAGCTTCGGCGGGCGATTTTGACCTGCAGATTGAAGCCGGGAGATCGTGTGCCTTCGACGCGCGCGCTGGCGGTTTCGCTGGGAGTATCGCGGGCGACGGTAACGCTGGGGTATGAACAACTAATCGCCGAAGGATATTTGGAAGCCGTAACTGGCTCTGGCACAAGAGTTTGCATTCAATTGCCGGACGACTTATTGAAAGCCGCACCGATCAAAACGACAAGTTTTTCCGCGCAGACTGGCAAGGGGACGCCGCCTATAAAATTGTCCAGCTACGGCAAAAGTTTAGATGATCGCGGATTGCTGGAAGCGCACGAACCGGAGCTGCCGATCAACTTCAAATCCGGTCGTCCTGCGTTGGAAGAATTTCCAATTCTGGAATGGCGACGATTGCTGTTGCGGCATTGCCGCACGGACAAAGCTTGCTGGCTGGATTACGCCTCGGATTTGCGAGGCGATCCAAAACTCCGCCAGGCGATTTGCAGTTACCTGGGCCGGTCGCGCGCGGTGGATTGTTCGACGGATCAGATCATCATCATCAACGGTTCTCAGCAGGCGATAGATTTAATTACCAAACTGCTGATTGATCGAGACGACACCGTAGCGATTGAAGACCCCGGTTATTTGGGCGCGCGCCGCGCATTTCTGGCTCAGGGAGCGCAATTGTTGCCAGTTCCAGTGGATGAAAATGGAATTCTGGTCGAAAACCTCGCGACAAAATCGGCTGACAAGGCCAAATTGATTTACGTCACGCCTTCGCACCAGTTTCCGACCGGCGCCGTGTTGCCGCTGAACCGGCGATTGGAACTGTTGAAATGGGCGGAACGCACCGGAGCGATGATTATCGAAGACGATTACGACAGCGAATTCCGCTACGGCAGCCACCCGATTCCTGCACTGCAAGGGCTTTCCGATGGAAACAGCGTGATTTATATCGGCACGTTTTCCAAAGTGTTGTTCCCGGCGTTGCGAATCGGGTACGTGGTGGTGCCAGAATCCATCGCGCACGTGTTTGCTCGTGCCAGATGGATTTCCGACCGGCAAACGCCTACGTTGGAACAACGCGCGTTGGGCGATTTCATTGCCGAAGGCCATCTGGAACGTCATCTGCGCCGAATGCGAACGCTCTATGACAAACGGCGGCAGGCCCTGGTGCGCGCGCTCAAGCTTCATTTTGAAGATCGAGTGGAAATCGTCGGCGAAAATGCCGGAATGCACCTGATGGTCAGATTGCGATCCGAATTCAGCGACGAAGAAGTTATGCGCCGCGCTGCGCAAAGCGGAGTCGGCGTGGTCAGCGCGCAAATTTACTATCTTCACGAATCCCGATTGGGTGAATTCGTTCTCGGGTATGCCGGGTTGAGCGAGCGAAAGATTCAGGAGGGGATTCGGCGATTGGCAAAAGCTTTGCGTTAA
- a CDS encoding pyridoxamine 5'-phosphate oxidase family protein produces the protein MSQFIPTPKTILKRLPQRGEFDREAVYKILDEALVCHIGFAVDGQPFVIPTSYGRIGDTLFVHGSAASRMMRSLSGKIPVCITVTLIDGLVLARSAFHHSVNYRSVVVFGQAELVEDEPGKMAALAAITEHIVPGRWAEVRSPNAQELKATTVLAVPLEEASAKVRTGDPKDDDEDMAIPVWAGQLPLRLTPGLPVNDSLLAAGIELPEYVLNYKRT, from the coding sequence ATGAGCCAATTTATCCCAACCCCCAAAACCATCTTGAAGCGATTGCCGCAGCGCGGCGAATTCGACCGCGAAGCGGTGTACAAAATTCTGGACGAAGCGCTGGTTTGCCACATAGGCTTTGCCGTAGACGGCCAACCGTTCGTCATTCCGACCAGTTATGGCCGCATCGGCGACACGCTTTTTGTTCACGGTTCGGCGGCCAGCCGCATGATGCGAAGTCTGAGCGGCAAGATTCCGGTTTGCATCACCGTCACGCTGATTGACGGCCTTGTGCTGGCGCGTTCCGCCTTTCATCACTCGGTCAACTATCGCTCAGTGGTCGTCTTTGGCCAGGCAGAACTGGTTGAAGACGAACCTGGGAAGATGGCAGCGTTGGCGGCCATCACTGAGCACATCGTTCCTGGGCGATGGGCGGAAGTCCGCTCACCAAACGCCCAGGAACTGAAGGCGACAACCGTGCTGGCAGTTCCGTTGGAAGAAGCTTCCGCAAAAGTCCGCACCGGCGATCCGAAAGACGACGATGAAGACATGGCGATTCCGGTTTGGGCTGGCCAACTGCCGTTGCGATTGACGCCGGGTTTGCCCGTCAACGATTCTCTGCTGGCAGCGGGAATTGAATTGCCGGAATATGTTCTCAACTACAAACGAACTTAA
- a CDS encoding DinB family protein, whose amino-acid sequence MNQAERQELIDQYADGYNEVARALEGFPSDKLTGNLIPGKWSAAEIIHHLADSEMTSAIRLRRLLTEDNPVIHGYDEAFYATRFGYNERDIAPAMEAFRAARATTVQILERMTEEDWQRKGTHSESGAYGTEIWLETYAAHAHGHAGQIRRLRETLA is encoded by the coding sequence ATGAATCAAGCAGAACGACAGGAATTGATTGATCAGTACGCCGATGGATACAACGAAGTTGCGCGCGCGCTGGAAGGATTTCCAAGCGACAAGCTCACAGGTAATTTGATTCCGGGCAAATGGAGCGCAGCGGAAATCATTCATCATCTGGCCGACAGCGAAATGACCAGCGCAATTCGTTTGCGCCGGTTGCTGACCGAAGACAATCCGGTCATCCATGGTTACGACGAAGCCTTTTATGCGACACGGTTTGGTTACAACGAACGCGACATCGCACCCGCGATGGAAGCGTTCCGCGCCGCCCGCGCAACGACGGTTCAAATTCTGGAACGCATGACCGAAGAAGATTGGCAACGCAAAGGAACACACAGCGAAAGCGGGGCATACGGGACGGAAATCTGGCTGGAAACCTACGCTGCACACGCTCACGGACATGCCGGTCAGATTCGCCGTCTGCGCGAAACCCTGGCTTAA
- a CDS encoding cupin domain-containing protein: MIEATSKAVESFTQLVRSHEIAWLPLPETGVSGIFVKVLRFDQATHRAPTILLKFEAGATYPAHNHPGGEEIFVLEGDIKLGKDYLHAGDYLYTSPNGKHAVWSENGCIVLVNVPQAVEILKKPQTPSE, encoded by the coding sequence ATGATCGAAGCAACTTCAAAGGCGGTTGAAAGCTTTACCCAGCTTGTTCGTAGTCACGAGATTGCGTGGCTGCCATTGCCTGAAACCGGCGTGTCCGGCATTTTTGTCAAAGTGCTGCGCTTCGATCAGGCCACGCATCGAGCGCCCACGATCCTGCTGAAATTTGAAGCGGGCGCAACCTACCCGGCACACAATCATCCTGGCGGAGAAGAAATCTTCGTCTTGGAAGGAGACATCAAACTCGGCAAAGATTATTTGCACGCAGGCGATTACCTGTATACCTCGCCCAACGGCAAACACGCCGTCTGGTCGGAAAACGGCTGCATCGTATTGGTCAATGTGCCTCAGGCGGTGGAAATTTTGAAAAAGCCTCAAACACCTTCCGAATAA
- a CDS encoding DinB family protein, which translates to MNTKPSADEYAAYYGKYITLVSDGNIVDALTKQMGETLAAWRAVPAGKAEHRYAPGKWSTKEMMAHVIDTERIMAYRALRIARGDKTALPGFEQDGFIANTDWSSRTIADLADEFEAVRKSNLILFRNFTESAWKQMGTASDNPISTRALAYIIAGHELYHMDILRNRYLD; encoded by the coding sequence ATGAATACAAAACCTTCTGCGGATGAATACGCAGCCTATTACGGAAAATACATCACGCTCGTTTCCGACGGAAACATCGTTGATGCATTGACCAAACAGATGGGCGAAACGCTGGCCGCCTGGCGAGCCGTCCCAGCCGGCAAAGCCGAGCATCGGTATGCGCCCGGAAAATGGTCAACCAAGGAAATGATGGCGCACGTGATTGATACCGAACGGATTATGGCGTACCGGGCGCTGCGCATTGCGCGCGGTGACAAAACCGCGCTGCCTGGATTTGAACAGGATGGTTTCATCGCAAACACTGATTGGTCATCGCGAACCATCGCCGATCTGGCCGATGAATTTGAAGCCGTTCGCAAATCGAACCTGATTCTGTTTCGCAACTTCACCGAATCCGCATGGAAGCAAATGGGAACGGCCAGCGATAATCCGATAAGCACGCGAGCACTGGCATACATCATTGCCGGACACGAGTTGTATCACATGGACATTTTGCGCAATCGGTATCTGGATTGA
- a CDS encoding cupin domain-containing protein produces MANVIDGTSAEIRSEWAHIGLAEAFAQLANAAPARSVALFEHGTLQVKLYSPRGANGELVDPQTPHTRDELYVVARGNGVFFNGETRRKALVGDLIFAPAGKSHRFEQFSKDFAVWVMFYGPEGGEAV; encoded by the coding sequence ATGGCGAACGTGATTGACGGAACATCAGCGGAGATTCGCAGTGAATGGGCGCACATTGGTCTGGCCGAAGCGTTTGCGCAGTTGGCAAATGCCGCTCCTGCCAGATCGGTCGCGCTGTTTGAACACGGAACGTTGCAAGTCAAACTTTACAGTCCCCGCGGCGCCAACGGAGAGTTGGTAGATCCGCAAACTCCGCACACGCGCGATGAACTTTATGTCGTCGCGCGTGGCAATGGGGTTTTCTTCAACGGAGAAACTCGCCGCAAGGCATTGGTCGGGGATTTAATTTTCGCGCCCGCCGGCAAGTCGCATCGGTTCGAGCAATTCAGCAAAGACTTTGCCGTTTGGGTGATGTTTTACGGACCAGAAGGTGGCGAGGCGGTTTAA
- a CDS encoding CsbD family protein codes for MWNKDEVEGKGKQIKGAAKEKIGEWTDDESLTEEGTMDRVEGNIQQSAGKARRKAKELADDVKKDIRGK; via the coding sequence ATGTGGAATAAAGATGAAGTCGAAGGCAAAGGAAAACAGATCAAAGGAGCCGCCAAGGAAAAGATTGGCGAATGGACTGACGATGAAAGTTTGACAGAGGAAGGAACCATGGATCGCGTCGAAGGAAACATTCAGCAGTCTGCTGGCAAGGCGCGACGCAAAGCCAAAGAGCTTGCGGATGATGTCAAAAAAGACATTCGCGGTAAATAA
- a CDS encoding BON domain-containing protein produces the protein MAACNEGLNNGTTSGASQPKMSDSELENAIKTKLNSDAQLKAADLGVSAEGENNAATLSGTVESQTLRMRAVELARSAHAGLIITDKIDVKPRELSRAEYTDENARTERERASSTGEKIGNSLDDAWIHAKIVSKLIGNPDTPERKINVDVINNVVTLRGTVDSNEEKTEAERVAKGTEGVKSVKNMLKVNKMS, from the coding sequence ATGGCTGCGTGTAATGAAGGACTAAACAACGGTACGACTTCAGGTGCCAGCCAACCCAAAATGAGCGATTCGGAACTGGAAAACGCGATCAAAACCAAACTCAATAGCGATGCTCAACTGAAAGCCGCCGACCTTGGCGTCAGCGCCGAGGGAGAAAACAATGCGGCTACACTGAGCGGCACGGTTGAATCGCAAACATTGCGCATGCGTGCCGTGGAATTGGCTCGTTCCGCCCACGCGGGCTTGATCATCACGGATAAAATTGATGTCAAACCCCGCGAACTATCCCGCGCGGAATACACAGACGAAAATGCCAGAACTGAGCGTGAACGCGCCAGCAGCACTGGCGAAAAGATTGGCAATTCGCTGGATGATGCGTGGATTCACGCCAAGATCGTCAGCAAGTTGATCGGCAATCCTGACACTCCGGAGCGCAAGATCAATGTGGACGTAATCAACAACGTCGTCACGTTGCGCGGCACGGTTGATTCCAATGAAGAAAAAACTGAGGCTGAAAGAGTGGCGAAAGGCACCGAAGGCGTAAAGAGCGTCAAAAACATGCTCAAGGTCAACAAGATGAGCTAA
- a CDS encoding low affinity iron permease family protein encodes MSEKNNSTFSRFARWIAQKTGQPGATVTAVAVIVVWALSGPLFGFSDTWQLVINTGTTIITFLMVFLIQHTQNRDTEALQIKLDELIRILKGARNELLDAEDLDDKELAQLRTQFAHLAKQARTIATPSNNHK; translated from the coding sequence ATGTCGGAAAAAAACAATTCAACATTCTCACGCTTTGCAAGGTGGATCGCACAGAAAACGGGTCAACCGGGTGCGACGGTCACTGCCGTCGCAGTGATTGTCGTGTGGGCGCTAAGTGGGCCGTTATTTGGCTTTAGTGATACCTGGCAATTGGTGATTAACACGGGGACTACCATCATCACATTTTTGATGGTTTTCCTGATCCAGCATACACAAAACCGGGATACGGAAGCTCTTCAAATCAAGTTGGACGAGTTGATTCGCATTCTGAAGGGTGCCCGCAATGAATTGTTGGACGCCGAAGACCTGGACGACAAAGAACTGGCTCAATTACGAACTCAATTCGCACACCTGGCCAAGCAGGCCCGCACAATTGCTACCCCTTCCAACAATCACAAGTGA
- the hisH gene encoding imidazole glycerol phosphate synthase subunit HisH has product MSIAIIDYGVGNLRSVEKAFTSQGIDAVVTSDEKLLRSADKLVLPGVGAFKACMDGLKARGFDELVLDAAKAGKPIIGLCVGLQMMFDEGHEFGIHKGLGLMPGRVVKFPDKLRVPHIGWNQVEFKRDHAVFSELPSQTFFYFVHSFYVESADQNCVLGETDYGMRYASICGRGKILGVQFHPEKSQTAGLKLLKNFAEM; this is encoded by the coding sequence ATGAGCATAGCAATTATTGATTACGGCGTTGGCAATTTGCGCAGCGTCGAAAAGGCATTTACTTCACAAGGGATTGACGCCGTCGTCACCAGCGACGAAAAGCTGTTGCGTTCGGCGGACAAATTGGTGCTGCCTGGCGTGGGAGCGTTCAAAGCCTGTATGGATGGATTGAAAGCGCGCGGGTTTGACGAACTGGTTTTGGATGCAGCCAAGGCTGGAAAGCCGATCATTGGGTTATGTGTCGGTTTGCAGATGATGTTTGACGAAGGGCATGAGTTCGGCATTCATAAAGGCCTGGGATTAATGCCTGGGCGCGTGGTGAAATTTCCGGATAAGTTGCGCGTGCCCCACATCGGATGGAACCAGGTGGAATTCAAACGCGATCACGCGGTTTTCAGTGAATTGCCCAGTCAAACGTTTTTTTATTTCGTTCACTCATTTTACGTGGAATCGGCGGATCAAAACTGCGTACTGGGGGAAACGGATTACGGCATGCGCTACGCTTCGATTTGCGGCAGGGGCAAGATCCTCGGCGTTCAATTTCATCCGGAAAAAAGCCAAACCGCCGGGTTGAAGCTGTTAAAAAACTTCGCCGAGATGTAA
- the hisB gene encoding imidazoleglycerol-phosphate dehydratase HisB — protein MNRQAEIKRVTKETDIHLKLNLDGSGKRSISTGMPFLDHMLDLFARHGLFDLELTCKGDLQIDDHHSVEDIAICLGQAFAEALGDKKGIVRYGHAYVPMDETLARTAVDLSGRYFLVYRVENTRDKVGTFSVELAEHFWHSFAEHCRCNLHIEVFYGRNQHHIIEAVFKATTRALSQAVRLDNRIEGVMSTKGVI, from the coding sequence ATGAATCGCCAAGCGGAAATCAAACGCGTTACCAAGGAAACCGACATCCATCTGAAATTGAACCTGGACGGATCGGGCAAACGTTCCATCAGTACGGGCATGCCGTTTTTGGATCACATGCTCGATCTGTTTGCGCGGCACGGACTGTTTGACCTGGAATTGACTTGCAAAGGCGATCTGCAAATTGATGATCATCATTCGGTCGAAGATATCGCCATTTGTCTGGGACAGGCGTTTGCCGAAGCTTTGGGCGATAAGAAAGGAATTGTGCGCTACGGCCACGCCTACGTGCCGATGGATGAAACGCTGGCGCGCACCGCAGTGGATTTGTCGGGACGGTATTTTCTGGTGTATCGCGTCGAAAACACGCGCGACAAGGTCGGCACGTTTTCGGTCGAACTGGCCGAGCATTTTTGGCATTCCTTCGCCGAACATTGCCGCTGCAATCTGCACATCGAAGTGTTCTACGGACGAAACCAGCACCACATCATCGAAGCCGTCTTCAAGGCAACGACGCGTGCGCTATCGCAAGCCGTTCGGTTGGATAATCGGATCGAAGGAGTAATGTCCACCAAAGGTGTCATCTGA
- a CDS encoding response regulator transcription factor: MSDSIQANSSFPNPVKVAVVEDQRKFRECLAIMIDGTEGFRCTGSFRTMEEALDKIGNDLPDVALVDVGLPGMSGIEGIRILKDRYPQLTLLMHTVYDDDERIFDALCAGASGYLLKKTPPARLLESLREAASGGAPMSPEVAHKVIKLFREIHPPEIPAEQLTPHEIRLLTLFAEGHNYKTAAAELGVTTHTISFHLQRIYDKLHVHSKTEAVAKALRNRLI; encoded by the coding sequence ATGTCCGATTCGATCCAAGCCAATTCTTCATTTCCCAATCCTGTCAAAGTGGCGGTTGTCGAAGACCAGCGCAAGTTCCGCGAATGTCTGGCCATTATGATTGACGGCACCGAAGGGTTTCGCTGTACGGGCAGCTTCCGAACGATGGAAGAAGCCTTGGATAAAATCGGGAACGATTTACCCGATGTTGCATTGGTGGATGTCGGGCTGCCGGGAATGAGCGGCATCGAAGGCATACGGATTTTGAAAGATCGCTACCCGCAACTGACGCTGCTGATGCACACCGTATACGATGACGACGAACGGATTTTTGATGCGCTGTGCGCGGGCGCGAGCGGGTATTTGCTGAAGAAAACCCCACCCGCGCGATTGCTGGAAAGTTTACGAGAAGCCGCAAGCGGCGGTGCGCCGATGTCGCCGGAAGTTGCGCACAAAGTCATCAAACTGTTTCGAGAGATTCACCCGCCGGAAATTCCTGCTGAACAATTGACACCACATGAAATCCGCTTGCTTACGCTCTTTGCCGAAGGCCACAACTACAAAACTGCGGCGGCGGAACTCGGTGTCACCACGCACACTATTTCTTTTCATCTGCAACGCATCTACGACAAACTGCACGTGCATTCCAAAACCGAAGCCGTCGCCAAAGCGCTGCGAAACCGCCTCATTTGA